Proteins co-encoded in one Pocillopora verrucosa isolate sample1 chromosome 1, ASM3666991v2, whole genome shotgun sequence genomic window:
- the LOC131798416 gene encoding thioredoxin, mitochondrial-like isoform X3 — translation MLRMAHRLTSHHRALFSPKYLSGTSAHITTTSYFRTPFEVKDKDDFRKKVLASAKPVLVDFYADWCGPCKALSPKLDAVMGEKEGLLELAKIDIDIHSDLALEYQVTGIPTVLAVRNGKVVNKFTGLIETKELREFVEQLLS, via the exons ATGTTAAGAATGGCTCATCGACTGACGTCCCACCACAGGGCATTATTTTCACCAAAGTACCTTTCTGGAACGTCAGCACACATCACTACCACATCATATTTCAGAACCCCGTTTGAGGTGAAAGACAAAGACGACTTTCGGAAGAAAGTTTTGGCCTCTGCCAAACCTGTCCTTGTGGACTTCTATGCTGA CTGGTGTGGCCCTTGCAAAGCCTTATCTCCAAAGTTAGATGCAGTAATGGGAGAGAAAGAGGGCTTGTTAGAGCTGGCTAAAATCGATATTGATATCCATTCTGATCTGGCTTTGGAATATCAA GTTACAGGAATTCCTACTGTTTTGGCTGTTAGGAATGGGAAAGTTGTTAACAAGTTCACTGGACTAATAGAAACCAAAGAACTTCGAGAATTTGTAGAACAACTCTTAAGTTAA
- the LOC131798416 gene encoding thioredoxin, mitochondrial-like isoform X2, which produces MLRMAHRLTSHHRALFSPKYLSGTSAHITTTSYFRTPFEVKDKDDFRKKVLASAKPVLVDFYAEGATCFHSWCGPCKALSPKLDAVMGEKEGLLELAKIDIDIHSDLALEYQVTGIPTVLAVRNGKVVNKFTGLIETKELREFVEQLLS; this is translated from the exons ATGTTAAGAATGGCTCATCGACTGACGTCCCACCACAGGGCATTATTTTCACCAAAGTACCTTTCTGGAACGTCAGCACACATCACTACCACATCATATTTCAGAACCCCGTTTGAGGTGAAAGACAAAGACGACTTTCGGAAGAAAGTTTTGGCCTCTGCCAAACCTGTCCTTGTGGACTTCTATGCTGA GGGGGCAACTTGTTTTCACAG CTGGTGTGGCCCTTGCAAAGCCTTATCTCCAAAGTTAGATGCAGTAATGGGAGAGAAAGAGGGCTTGTTAGAGCTGGCTAAAATCGATATTGATATCCATTCTGATCTGGCTTTGGAATATCAA GTTACAGGAATTCCTACTGTTTTGGCTGTTAGGAATGGGAAAGTTGTTAACAAGTTCACTGGACTAATAGAAACCAAAGAACTTCGAGAATTTGTAGAACAACTCTTAAGTTAA
- the LOC131798416 gene encoding thioredoxin, mitochondrial-like isoform X1 translates to MLRMAHRLTSHHRALFSPKYLSGTSAHITTTSYFRTPFEVKDKDDFRKKVLASAKPVLVDFYADRGATCFHSWCGPCKALSPKLDAVMGEKEGLLELAKIDIDIHSDLALEYQVTGIPTVLAVRNGKVVNKFTGLIETKELREFVEQLLS, encoded by the exons ATGTTAAGAATGGCTCATCGACTGACGTCCCACCACAGGGCATTATTTTCACCAAAGTACCTTTCTGGAACGTCAGCACACATCACTACCACATCATATTTCAGAACCCCGTTTGAGGTGAAAGACAAAGACGACTTTCGGAAGAAAGTTTTGGCCTCTGCCAAACCTGTCCTTGTGGACTTCTATGCTGA CAGGGGGGCAACTTGTTTTCACAG CTGGTGTGGCCCTTGCAAAGCCTTATCTCCAAAGTTAGATGCAGTAATGGGAGAGAAAGAGGGCTTGTTAGAGCTGGCTAAAATCGATATTGATATCCATTCTGATCTGGCTTTGGAATATCAA GTTACAGGAATTCCTACTGTTTTGGCTGTTAGGAATGGGAAAGTTGTTAACAAGTTCACTGGACTAATAGAAACCAAAGAACTTCGAGAATTTGTAGAACAACTCTTAAGTTAA